Proteins encoded in a region of the Vicia villosa cultivar HV-30 ecotype Madison, WI linkage group LG5, Vvil1.0, whole genome shotgun sequence genome:
- the LOC131606559 gene encoding alkane hydroxylase MAH1-like: MTLFGIGETLLAIILFIAIHYWRINKTTAITKWPVVGMLPSLSYNISNFHDYITSVVKQNGGTFIFEGPWFTNMNIVFTSDPMNVKHITSTQFENYGKGKHFREIFETLGEGIFRADSHIWKYNRTLLHSIFRQESFQVFIQKTIEKKIYSHLLVFLDHACENRVQVDLQDVFQRLTFDNICCIVLGFDHNCLSIDLPEIACERAFTQSEDTLFSRHIKPRFLWKLQRWLRVGEEKKFIENQKIVDQMIYSEIKSIRETKKQQQFGLLDMLMNEVRDGENLIDDKFLRDTTINLLAAGRDTISSGLTWFFWLVATHPIVEAKILEEIKEKLSSKKDLGVEGLSKLVYLHGALCETLRLYPPVPFEHKSPLKHDVLPSGHKVKANAMIVYSLYSIGRVEEIWGKDCLEFKPERWISNKGGIIHVPSYKFIAFNAGPRSCLGKHISFIEMKMVAAAILMDYHVHVVEDHPVIPSVSVVLHMKHGLKVNIKKRSI, from the coding sequence ATGACTTTGTTTGGCATTGGAGAAACTCTTTTGGCAATTATTCTTTTTATTGCAATCCATTATTGGAGGATTAACAAAACCACAGCCATAACAAAGTGGCCTGTGGTGGGAATGCTACCCAGTCTCTCATACAATATATCCAACTTCCATGATTATATAACCTCAGTTGTGAAACAAAATGGAGGAACTTTCATTTTTGAAGGACCTTGGTTCACAAACATGAACATTGTTTTCACTTCTGATCCCATGAATGTGAAGCACATCACAAGCACACAGTTTGAAAACTATGGGAAAGGAAAACATTTCAGAGAGATTTTCGAAACTCTTGGAGAAGGAATTTTCAGGGCTGACTCCCACATTTGGAAGTACAACAGAACCCTACTTCATTCAATTTTCAGACAGGAAAGCTTTCAGGTATTTATTCAAAAGACCATTGAGAAAAAAATTTATAGTCATCTTCTTGTGTTTCTTGATCATGCTTGTGAAAATAGGGTGCAAGTTGATTTGCAAGATGTTTTTCAAAGGTTAACTTTTGATAATATATGTTGTATAGTATTAGGGTTTGATCATAATTGTCTTTCTATTGATCTCCCTGAAATTGCATGTGAGAGAGCCTTTACTCAGTCTGAGGACACATTATTCTCTAGACATATAAAGCCAAGGTTTTTGTGGAAGCTCCAGAGATGGCTTCGAGTCGGTGAAGAGAAAAAGTTTATAGAGAATCAGAAAATTGTTGATCAAATGATTtattcagaaatcaaatccataaGAGAGactaaaaaacaacaacaatttggCTTGCTAGATATGCTTATGAATGAAGTGAGAGATGGAGAAAATCTAATAGATGACAAGTTTCTAAGAGACACAACAATTAACCTTCTTGCAGCTGGAAGAGACACTATTAGTTCTGGCCTTACTTGGTTTTTCTGGTTGGTAGCAACACACCCTATTGTTGAAGCTaagattcttgaagagatcaaagAAAAACTATCATCAAAGAAAGATTTAGGAGTGGAAGGGCTTAGCAAGTTGGTTTATCTACATGGAGCATTATGTGAAACCCTAAGGCTATATCCGCCGGTGCCGTTTGAGCATAAGTCTCCATTGAAACATGATGTGCTTCCTAGTGGACATAAGGTTAAGGCAAATGCAATGATAGTGTATTCTCTATACTCAATTGGAAGGGTGGAGGAAATATGGGGAAAAGATTGCTTGGAGTTTAAGCCAGAGAGATGGATTTCTAACAAAGGAGGGATAATTCATGTGCCTTCTTACAAGTTCATTGCTTTCAATGCTGGACCAAGGAGTTGTTTGGGTAAGCATATAAGTTTCATTGAGATGAAAATGGTGGCTGCTGCAATATTGATGGATTATCATGTTCATGTGGTGGAGGATCATCCTGTAATCCCAAGTGTTTCTGTTGTTCTACATATGAAACATGGCTTGAAAGTTAATATTAAGAAGAGATCCATTTGA